One Flavobacterium sp. 90 DNA segment encodes these proteins:
- the nusB gene encoding transcription antitermination factor NusB, with protein MQSIYAMHQSGSDNMEKEEKFLFYSIDNIQDLYLIMLSSLIEICKKESVFLHLSSKKHLATAAERNPNEKFINNKIFQLLAESNSLSIALENRKINNWSLNDDYIILLLNDIKASDLYAKYMSTTTNTFEEDRQFVIDLFADVIVPNEKLYEYLEDDKLTWVDDIPVVNTHIIKQLKAIKTQDPDDFRVPKLYKDVEDKDFAKDLFRRTVLNESILAKEYDDKTPNWDSERIAEIDTIILKMAICEFLKFPSIPVKVTLNEYLEIAKEYSTPKSSIFINGILDNLVKELTANKKMVKVGRGLM; from the coding sequence ATGCAATCCATTTATGCAATGCATCAAAGCGGTTCTGATAATATGGAAAAAGAAGAGAAATTTCTTTTTTACAGTATAGATAATATTCAGGACTTATATCTTATAATGCTTTCTTCATTGATTGAAATTTGCAAAAAAGAATCTGTTTTTTTACATCTTTCAAGCAAAAAACATCTTGCAACTGCTGCAGAACGTAATCCGAATGAAAAATTTATCAATAACAAAATTTTTCAACTTCTTGCCGAAAGCAATTCTCTTAGTATTGCTTTAGAAAACCGTAAAATCAACAACTGGTCATTAAACGACGATTATATCATTTTGCTTTTAAATGATATTAAAGCAAGCGACTTGTATGCAAAATACATGAGCACAACTACAAACACTTTTGAAGAAGACAGACAATTTGTAATTGATTTGTTTGCTGATGTAATTGTTCCTAATGAAAAATTATACGAGTATTTAGAAGATGATAAATTGACTTGGGTTGATGATATTCCGGTTGTAAATACACATATTATCAAACAATTAAAAGCGATCAAAACGCAAGATCCTGACGATTTTAGAGTGCCAAAATTGTATAAAGATGTTGAAGATAAAGATTTTGCTAAAGACTTGTTCAGAAGAACAGTTTTGAACGAATCAATTCTTGCAAAAGAATACGATGATAAAACACCAAATTGGGACAGTGAAAGGATTGCCGAAATTGATACTATTATCTTGAAAATGGCGATTTGCGAGTTTTTAAAATTCCCTTCAATTCCTGTAAAAGTAACTCTTAACGAATATTTAGAAATTGCTAAAGAATATTCTACACCAAAAAGTAGTATTTTTATCAACGGAATTTTAGATAATCTTGTTAAAGAGCTTACCGCTAATAAAAAGA